A single region of the Halopiger xanaduensis SH-6 genome encodes:
- a CDS encoding PD-(D/E)XK nuclease family protein, which yields MSFKRSRSIDALYDAVEDYDLVLTTDAPLSHALNRRLDRPHLGRFAATPRMLASGEFDPQDDRTLFLRLIDETDLSYKHAAYLLENILGCWEETGDLRAILDYDRFDSEETRQAISVIESAESSHRDLAEYRIEDGTSVALIGEKQFTALDKSVLPDSYDAIDPFADDGFDLPEFHVFDGPTAIVDAVVDNVSPDTADDVAIIMDSGGEYPALVESAFEAAGIPFYGGPGFTDDETIRTYLRLLRTAHSDSRARVSDVRPILTHLGRPPSVVDDEKFLHELNHEELRPLQEFCRTIDDYTFGETVATFEDWSGKTLDAFHEELRELGLHDDRVTSDSIDDLEFYLQSFDVPVDRDDSGVLLADATAAAYVDRPVVFYLGMDVDWTHRILDRPWIDADAKDEQYLRQFQILLQNGRDQYYLVQETSAGQPVTPCLYFHDLLDDDFETIGDLPHISHSRLSSDGDTGFEKEDVDVAPSEIDVVSQSSLNTFINCPRDYYFDRIVDNPDRDYFQKGNLFHDYAEFYVNHPDVVEGADRSELVDLMLAEMRPYVPDVELEPLETEFEIGLDTIEQFVAADPPTDREYSHYERQEGDNFFADHFEKSIDSPITERWFENPNLGGKGKVDLIHAPETLLDYKSGGRKSASKVVSRSDIEEISDEPDFQALLYLAHHRQEHPDERLEFVFFHFLELVDDVVAGEPDLEDALVRVTYHPMPFRTYAGNREAFDALCDGVAESNDRRKTLERMGYDAYASFFERHDFPETDDTDELLATDFAARFTEYAKAEVGDYVYVEDGTESALKKLVRIRGRNYFEGEVDAFEDFLNAQIDRINQYRTSQFPVEEPNFDRVTHRDLIRTDD from the coding sequence GTGTCATTCAAACGGTCTCGTTCTATCGACGCTCTCTATGACGCAGTCGAGGATTACGATCTGGTGTTGACGACTGATGCACCACTCAGTCATGCCCTGAATCGCCGACTCGATCGTCCACACCTCGGTCGCTTCGCGGCCACCCCACGGATGCTCGCGTCGGGTGAATTTGACCCGCAAGACGATCGAACTCTGTTTTTGCGCCTCATCGACGAAACGGATCTGAGTTACAAGCACGCCGCCTATCTCCTCGAGAACATCCTCGGTTGTTGGGAGGAAACTGGAGACCTGCGTGCGATTCTCGACTACGACCGATTCGATAGCGAGGAGACGCGTCAAGCTATTTCGGTGATCGAGTCCGCCGAGAGTTCCCATCGAGACCTCGCCGAGTATCGCATCGAGGATGGAACGTCGGTCGCGCTCATCGGCGAGAAGCAGTTCACGGCGCTCGACAAGTCGGTGCTTCCGGACTCCTACGACGCAATCGATCCGTTTGCTGACGACGGGTTCGACCTGCCGGAGTTCCACGTCTTCGACGGCCCGACCGCGATCGTCGACGCCGTCGTTGATAACGTCTCGCCGGACACCGCCGACGACGTCGCGATCATTATGGACAGCGGCGGGGAGTATCCCGCCCTCGTCGAATCCGCGTTCGAGGCGGCTGGCATCCCCTTCTACGGCGGGCCGGGATTCACCGACGACGAGACTATCCGCACGTACCTCCGGTTGCTGCGCACGGCGCACAGCGATTCCCGGGCACGCGTCAGCGACGTTCGACCGATCCTCACCCATCTCGGTCGCCCGCCATCCGTCGTCGACGACGAGAAGTTCCTCCACGAACTCAACCACGAGGAACTCCGCCCTCTGCAGGAGTTCTGTCGCACCATCGACGACTACACGTTCGGTGAGACGGTGGCCACGTTCGAAGACTGGAGCGGGAAGACGCTGGACGCGTTCCACGAGGAACTGCGGGAACTCGGACTACACGATGATCGGGTGACGAGCGACTCGATCGATGATCTCGAGTTCTACCTCCAGTCGTTCGACGTGCCCGTCGATCGCGACGACTCGGGCGTACTGCTGGCCGATGCCACCGCCGCGGCCTACGTCGACCGTCCGGTCGTGTTCTACCTCGGGATGGACGTGGACTGGACGCATCGGATTCTCGACCGCCCGTGGATCGACGCCGACGCGAAGGACGAGCAGTACCTTCGACAGTTCCAAATTCTTCTCCAGAACGGTCGCGATCAGTACTATCTGGTACAGGAGACGAGCGCCGGCCAGCCCGTTACACCGTGTCTCTACTTCCACGATCTCCTCGACGACGACTTCGAGACGATCGGAGACCTGCCGCATATCTCCCACAGTCGCCTCAGTAGTGACGGCGACACTGGCTTCGAGAAGGAGGATGTAGATGTCGCGCCAAGCGAGATCGATGTGGTCAGCCAGTCGAGCCTGAACACCTTCATCAACTGCCCGCGGGACTACTACTTCGACAGGATCGTCGACAACCCTGACCGTGATTACTTCCAGAAGGGCAATCTCTTCCACGACTACGCTGAGTTCTACGTCAATCACCCCGACGTGGTCGAGGGTGCCGACCGTTCGGAGCTGGTCGATCTGATGCTGGCGGAGATGCGACCATACGTCCCCGATGTCGAACTGGAACCGCTGGAGACCGAGTTCGAAATCGGCCTCGACACGATCGAGCAGTTCGTCGCCGCCGATCCGCCTACCGACCGGGAGTACAGCCACTACGAACGACAGGAGGGGGACAACTTCTTCGCCGACCACTTCGAGAAGTCGATTGACTCCCCCATCACCGAGCGCTGGTTCGAGAATCCAAACCTCGGCGGCAAGGGGAAGGTCGACCTGATACACGCACCGGAAACGCTTCTCGACTACAAGAGCGGCGGCCGCAAGTCAGCGTCCAAGGTCGTCTCACGGTCGGACATCGAGGAAATCAGCGACGAGCCCGACTTCCAAGCGCTGCTCTACCTCGCCCACCATCGACAGGAGCACCCAGATGAGCGTCTCGAGTTCGTCTTCTTCCACTTTCTGGAGTTGGTTGACGACGTCGTTGCCGGGGAGCCGGATCTCGAGGATGCACTCGTCCGGGTCACCTACCACCCGATGCCGTTCAGGACGTATGCTGGCAATCGCGAGGCGTTCGATGCGCTCTGTGATGGCGTCGCCGAGAGCAACGACCGGCGGAAGACGCTGGAGCGGATGGGGTACGACGCGTATGCATCGTTCTTCGAGCGACACGACTTCCCGGAGACTGACGACACCGACGAGCTGCTCGCAACCGACTTCGCGGCCCGCTTCACCGAGTACGCGAAAGCGGAGGTCGGAGACTACGTCTACGTCGAAGACGGGACGGAAAGCGCGCTCAAGAAGCTCGTGCGGATTCGCGGTCGCAATTACTTCGAAGGCGAGGTCGACGCGTTCGAGGACTTCCTCAACGCACAGATCGACCGGATAAACCAGTATCGCACGTCGCAGTTCCCCGTCGAGGAACCGAACTTCGACCGAGTCACCCACCGCGACCTGATCCGAACCGATGACTGA
- a CDS encoding UvrD-helicase domain-containing protein — MTEYEPNERQQELIDATSGIHVVDAGAGTGKTFTITRRYANLLEQGDVEPEDILLITFTNNAAGEMKERVVANCDYSMSALRDAPINTFHGYCHDLLIRHGFDAPTRLGIDDRITSSTQLLENEVIEEDRFRKFLDQFIEAHPDYHDYFRTLNDATSILDLIKELAAKGVFPTDEGWFRDGESFLDGDYEEFKTLFDEANEPNEGANGATQSDLRDGLSGFERNRCYEPDAPNEGELRDGYPQIDDAWASRAFEEDRDDLKAFVHDVYLEYIAFALQRNYLNFSFLLMFTFAMLCEDHSLRESVQFDHVLVDEFQDTSEIQFKLALLLAGTDNLCVVGDWKQSIYSFQYASVDNIRRFEERLQTYKRELNGDYARVDFPVDDVNEISLVENYRSTQSILDFSEHSLTLPATGSEEVDPEIQDDITSLAATTEHDHSNIEAFTCDDEQEAILTRIQEIVGNREYAVEDDGELRAPTYDDVAVLTRTRDFGRELQACAADYGIPVAYEGGVELFGTEQSILLLAWLRILEHEDSKRGWAVVLEEAGYTLDEVKHVLETSTYPTGMVEFRDQLAEAETIGGIARRVFDRYGFDDAYADGLVSLLQGTFDSTHHNRGDIVRFLERSLDADATHEVEDNPGGDSVTVQTIHAAKGLEHPIVIMANMNQHRFPPSGGGADRIRYEERVGLRQSKRYTDAHGRPHLYDNWRYRLLSKCLGREYDEERRLLYVAITRAESHVLFSAGESPSPLFENLPLEPSTVEPDVEDAAVGGTEQTQLQISVPVPETPSGQSPHSLMDDSVFSDVEDGKGMEFGTRVHDFAERYAIGEAVEPTSPDERNVQRFLDSLPGKFRVEENVYLPVSVDGQQVTISGIVDLLHVTDDWVEIVDYKTDRGRHAEAEYRKQLSVYYHVVRQEYPDRRVSTSIYYTADGERVEVDPLLLDELGELVNVDGTHEERGEDPRIR; from the coding sequence ATGACTGAGTACGAGCCAAACGAGCGACAGCAAGAACTGATCGATGCGACGAGCGGCATCCACGTCGTCGACGCCGGCGCCGGAACTGGCAAGACCTTCACCATCACTCGCCGCTACGCGAACCTCCTCGAACAGGGAGACGTCGAACCAGAGGACATCCTCCTGATCACGTTCACGAACAACGCGGCGGGCGAGATGAAGGAACGCGTCGTGGCCAATTGCGACTACTCGATGTCAGCGTTACGGGACGCACCCATCAACACGTTCCACGGGTACTGCCACGATCTGCTCATCCGCCACGGGTTCGACGCGCCGACGCGTCTCGGCATCGACGACCGGATCACGTCGTCGACGCAACTCCTCGAGAACGAAGTCATCGAGGAAGACCGCTTCCGCAAGTTCCTCGACCAGTTCATCGAGGCACATCCCGATTATCACGACTACTTCAGGACGCTCAACGACGCGACATCGATCCTCGATCTGATCAAGGAGCTCGCCGCCAAGGGAGTGTTCCCGACCGACGAGGGCTGGTTCCGCGATGGTGAGTCCTTCCTCGATGGCGACTACGAGGAGTTCAAGACGCTCTTCGATGAGGCCAACGAGCCGAACGAGGGCGCGAACGGCGCGACTCAATCGGACTTGCGCGACGGTCTGAGCGGGTTCGAGCGGAATCGCTGCTACGAGCCCGACGCCCCTAATGAGGGGGAACTCCGGGACGGCTATCCGCAAATCGACGACGCGTGGGCCAGCCGAGCGTTCGAGGAAGACCGTGACGACCTGAAGGCGTTCGTCCACGACGTCTACCTCGAGTACATCGCGTTCGCGCTCCAACGGAACTACCTGAACTTCAGTTTCCTGCTGATGTTCACCTTCGCGATGCTTTGCGAGGATCACTCGCTGCGGGAGTCGGTTCAGTTCGACCACGTGCTCGTCGACGAGTTTCAGGACACGAGCGAGATTCAGTTCAAGCTCGCCCTGTTGCTCGCGGGCACGGACAACCTCTGTGTCGTCGGCGACTGGAAGCAGAGCATCTACTCGTTCCAGTACGCCTCAGTCGACAACATCCGTCGCTTCGAGGAGCGTCTCCAGACCTACAAGCGAGAACTCAACGGCGACTACGCGCGGGTCGATTTCCCGGTTGACGACGTGAACGAGATCTCGCTGGTCGAGAACTACCGCTCGACACAGTCCATTCTCGACTTCTCCGAACACAGCCTCACGCTGCCCGCAACGGGAAGCGAGGAGGTCGATCCAGAGATACAGGACGACATCACATCGCTAGCAGCGACAACGGAGCACGACCACAGCAACATCGAGGCGTTCACGTGCGATGACGAGCAGGAGGCGATCCTGACGCGGATACAGGAGATCGTCGGCAATCGCGAGTACGCCGTCGAGGACGATGGCGAACTTCGAGCGCCGACGTACGACGACGTTGCGGTGCTGACGCGGACGCGTGACTTCGGGCGCGAGTTACAGGCGTGTGCCGCAGACTACGGGATTCCCGTGGCGTACGAAGGCGGCGTCGAGCTGTTCGGAACCGAGCAGTCGATTCTCCTGCTCGCGTGGCTGCGCATCCTCGAACATGAGGACTCCAAGCGCGGCTGGGCAGTCGTCCTCGAGGAGGCTGGCTATACGCTCGACGAGGTGAAGCACGTCCTCGAGACCAGCACGTATCCCACGGGTATGGTCGAGTTCCGCGACCAGCTCGCGGAGGCGGAGACCATCGGTGGAATCGCGCGACGGGTATTCGATCGATACGGGTTCGACGACGCGTACGCGGATGGGCTCGTCTCGCTGTTACAGGGCACCTTCGACAGCACCCACCACAACCGCGGTGACATCGTGCGATTCCTCGAACGGAGTCTCGACGCCGATGCCACCCACGAGGTTGAGGACAACCCCGGCGGCGACTCGGTAACGGTGCAGACCATTCACGCCGCCAAGGGGCTCGAACACCCCATCGTCATCATGGCGAACATGAACCAGCACCGGTTCCCGCCGTCCGGTGGTGGCGCGGATCGGATTCGGTACGAGGAGCGGGTCGGCCTCCGACAGAGCAAGCGATACACCGATGCGCACGGTCGTCCCCATCTCTACGATAACTGGCGGTATCGGCTTCTCTCGAAATGTCTGGGCCGAGAGTACGACGAGGAACGGAGGCTGCTGTACGTCGCCATCACGCGTGCAGAGAGCCATGTACTGTTCTCCGCCGGAGAGTCGCCGAGCCCGCTCTTCGAAAACCTCCCGCTCGAGCCGTCGACGGTCGAGCCGGACGTCGAAGATGCCGCTGTCGGCGGGACGGAGCAGACCCAACTCCAGATTTCGGTGCCTGTTCCGGAGACGCCGTCCGGCCAGTCCCCTCATTCGCTGATGGACGACAGCGTGTTTAGCGATGTTGAGGACGGGAAGGGAATGGAGTTCGGCACACGCGTCCACGATTTCGCTGAGCGATACGCGATAGGGGAGGCAGTCGAACCAACAAGTCCCGACGAACGGAACGTGCAGAGGTTCCTCGATTCGCTGCCCGGCAAGTTTCGGGTTGAGGAGAACGTCTACCTCCCAGTGTCGGTTGATGGGCAGCAGGTGACGATCTCCGGGATCGTCGATCTGCTTCACGTGACCGACGACTGGGTCGAGATCGTGGACTACAAAACCGACCGTGGCCGCCACGCGGAGGCCGAGTACCGGAAGCAGTTGAGTGTCTACTACCACGTCGTCCGGCAGGAATACCCTGACCGACGGGTCTCGACGAGTATCTACTACACTGCTGATGGCGAACGAGTCGAAGTCGATCCGCTCCTACTGGATGAACTCGGAGAACTTGTCAACGTCGACGGAACGCACGAAGAACGCGGGGAAGATCCCCGAATTCGGTGA